One window of the bacterium genome contains the following:
- a CDS encoding branched-chain amino acid transaminase produces METVIQKEPRVAKSAFDETLKIWMSGKLVKWEDATTHVATHALHYGSAVFEGIRAYKTERGTTIWGLKQHIRRFFDSAKIYRMPMPFTHEQIELACAEVVIANNMEEAYLRPLFYRGYNSLGVHPRACPTECVIIPLRWGKYLGPEALEQGVDVMVSSWTRIAPNTLPALAKSAANYANSHLTVVDAQNLGFTEGIALDMNGYVSEGSGENVFVIRDGKIVTPPLGASVLPGITRGCIIQLAKELGVTVTETLIPRELLYIADEVFFTGTAAEVTPVRSVDKVIIGEGKAGPITKKIQSAFFDLIEGRREDSLNLHYWL; encoded by the coding sequence ATGGAAACAGTTATACAAAAGGAGCCGAGAGTGGCGAAATCGGCATTTGACGAAACACTTAAGATCTGGATGAGTGGCAAACTCGTCAAGTGGGAAGATGCAACGACACATGTTGCCACCCACGCACTTCACTATGGTTCAGCCGTGTTTGAAGGTATTCGCGCGTACAAGACGGAGCGCGGAACCACAATTTGGGGACTGAAGCAGCATATCCGCCGTTTCTTTGACTCGGCGAAAATATACCGCATGCCCATGCCGTTTACTCACGAGCAGATTGAACTGGCGTGTGCTGAAGTGGTGATTGCAAACAATATGGAAGAGGCGTATCTCAGACCACTCTTCTACAGAGGATACAACTCATTGGGTGTGCATCCGCGTGCTTGTCCCACTGAATGTGTGATCATCCCATTAAGGTGGGGTAAATACCTTGGCCCTGAGGCGCTTGAGCAGGGTGTTGACGTGATGGTATCAAGCTGGACTCGAATTGCGCCAAACACGCTCCCGGCTCTGGCCAAGTCTGCGGCAAACTATGCGAATTCGCATCTGACCGTGGTTGACGCGCAGAATCTTGGTTTTACGGAAGGCATAGCATTGGACATGAATGGATATGTGTCTGAGGGATCAGGTGAGAATGTGTTCGTCATTCGAGACGGCAAGATTGTGACCCCGCCGCTTGGTGCTTCTGTCCTGCCGGGAATCACCCGTGGCTGCATTATCCAATTGGCTAAAGAGCTTGGTGTTACGGTGACCGAGACACTGATTCCTCGCGAACTTCTTTACATTGCTGACGAGGTGTTCTTTACCGGCACTGCTGCAGAAGTTACACCGGTTCGTTCGGTAGACAAGGTCATCATTGGCGAAGGAAAGGCCGGGCCGATTACCAAGAAGATTCAATCAGCGTTTTTCGACTTGATTGAAGGTCGCCGCGAAGATTCTTTGAACTTGCATTATTGGCTATAG
- the nusB gene encoding transcription antitermination factor NusB: protein MRSRRSAREWALRVLYATRLTGYPVEQCFGDILKDAKEDPNLGFCRKLCEHVASGDERIDESIRKAVQKWDLARLAVIDLIILRMAIAEFLYFDDIPYKVTINEAIELAKEYSTGQSGRFVNGILDAVCADLKKNDLRKQKLESETVQR from the coding sequence ATGCGAAGTAGACGATCCGCTCGCGAGTGGGCGCTGCGGGTGCTTTATGCCACCCGGCTTACCGGATATCCCGTCGAGCAGTGTTTCGGCGACATACTCAAAGATGCCAAGGAAGACCCAAATTTGGGTTTCTGCAGAAAACTCTGTGAACATGTTGCTTCCGGTGACGAGCGAATCGACGAGTCAATTCGCAAGGCCGTGCAGAAATGGGATTTAGCTCGTTTGGCGGTAATTGATTTGATCATTCTTCGCATGGCCATTGCGGAATTTCTGTACTTCGATGATATCCCGTACAAAGTTACCATTAACGAGGCGATTGAACTGGCCAAAGAGTATTCTACCGGGCAAAGCGGACGTTTCGTAAACGGAATTTTGGATGCAGTATGTGCAGATCTGAAGAAGAACGACCTGCGCAAACAGAAACTTGAGTCCGAAACTGTGCAACGATGA
- a CDS encoding metallophosphoesterase family protein has protein sequence MKIGVISDIHGNLPALEAVMEDCGRQNLEKIVCLGDVVGYGASPNECCELVREHCAATVMGNHDSALCGITPMQFFNAYARAAIEWSQKCIEDSFQQWLGELPLTHMEEEVLFVHSTPKDPSAWNYIHNPDEAAQHFAIMPPGRTAFIGHSHIPAHFAGPEGRRIINIGSVGQPRDRNPHASYLVYDTETGNFQWSRVSYDVQKAAQKIRDAGLPEFLASRLFIGM, from the coding sequence ATGAAGATCGGCGTTATATCCGATATTCACGGCAACTTGCCCGCTCTTGAAGCGGTCATGGAAGATTGCGGTCGCCAGAATCTCGAGAAAATTGTATGTCTTGGCGATGTTGTCGGATATGGAGCAAGTCCGAATGAATGCTGTGAACTGGTCCGGGAACACTGTGCCGCAACGGTTATGGGCAATCACGATAGCGCCCTTTGCGGCATTACACCGATGCAGTTCTTTAACGCGTATGCGCGCGCAGCAATTGAGTGGTCGCAGAAATGCATTGAGGACTCATTCCAGCAGTGGCTCGGAGAGTTACCTCTGACTCACATGGAAGAGGAAGTGCTGTTTGTGCACTCAACTCCAAAGGATCCAAGTGCATGGAATTACATTCACAACCCAGATGAAGCGGCACAGCACTTTGCCATAATGCCGCCAGGCCGGACAGCATTCATTGGTCATTCGCACATACCTGCACATTTTGCTGGACCTGAAGGTCGAAGAATCATTAACATCGGGTCAGTCGGCCAACCTCGCGATAGAAATCCACACGCAAGTTATTTAGTATATGATACAGAAACAGGGAATTTCCAGTGGTCTCGCGTGAGTTATGATGTTCAAAAAGCGGCCCAGAAGATCCGAGATGCGGGCTTGCCTGAATTCCTTGCGTCCCGATTATTCATAGGGATGTAG
- the secA gene encoding preprotein translocase subunit SecA, with protein sequence MFDFFLSKIFGTKHERLAKKLLPLVGAINQIEEQYQSLTEQELRAKTDEFRSRLSSGESVDDLMVEAFAAVKNACRRLVGYEYEVRGQKMTWNMIPYDVQIIGGIALHQGKIAEMATGEGKTLVATFALYLNALPGLGVHLVTVNDYLAQRDSEWMSPVFHMLGLTVGVITSDMSPTKRREEYAKDITYGTNNEFGFDYLRDNMAHHIDFVVQRGHHYAIVDEVDSVLIDEARTPLIISGPVEHSTQRYEEMKPSVEQLVRLQSQLAIKVADEIEKMLQESKPDEFEIGKRLLMLQRGFPKHKRTLKLFQEPGNAQLRQRVENEYLRDKKMHTLDEELYFAIDEKSHQADLSEKGRQQLTKYFGGDPDLFLLPDIADEFAKLDANPELSQEAKAEEKTRIQNLYAHRAERVQNVSQLLKAYTIYEKDVEYVVQDGKVQIVDEFTGRILSGRRYSDGLHQAIEAKEGVKVERETQTIATITLQNYFRLYSKLAGMTGTAETEETEFYSIYKLEVMVIPTHQKIRRIDMDDLIYRTKREKYNAIIDRVTELHARRQPVLVGTTSVDVSEVISRMLKGKRIPHSVLNAKQHEKEAEIIAKAGEPGAVTIATNMAGRGTDIKLGKGVVQWKGKEGDKSSAEGGLFILGTERHESRRIDRQLRGRAGRQGDPGASQFYVSVEDDLMRLFGSDRMASVMDRLGLKEGEVISAGMITRSISRAQQRVEAYNFGIRKHLLEYDDVMNQQRSVVYSRRNIALRGEDPAPLVEEMIGDFVDYIFEKHGEGDGIARDAFVEEVMRTFLIDFSRDDAFFLAKPSDQTAMLMDRIQEAKKNRELLLGSDLFRDLQRQAILRVIDIRWKDHLYAMDGLKEGVGLRAYGQKDPLIEYKKEGFALFQRMLDEVNADALRIIFSYRLQPSSQTEPQQRPSTVTRTPAMTYSHASASGLAYAQAPRGGDQQSRPQGGTEAVGKKEPVRVGERVGRNDPCPCGSGKKYKKCHGAAEEVSD encoded by the coding sequence ATGTTCGATTTCTTTCTGTCCAAGATCTTCGGCACCAAACATGAGCGATTAGCCAAGAAGTTGTTGCCTCTCGTTGGTGCCATAAACCAAATCGAAGAGCAGTACCAATCCTTGACGGAGCAGGAACTGCGCGCCAAAACAGATGAATTTCGGTCGCGTTTATCTTCCGGCGAATCAGTCGATGATTTGATGGTCGAGGCATTCGCAGCCGTCAAGAATGCGTGTCGTCGTCTAGTTGGTTATGAGTATGAGGTTCGCGGACAGAAAATGACCTGGAACATGATTCCGTATGATGTGCAAATCATCGGCGGCATTGCCCTGCATCAAGGGAAGATTGCGGAAATGGCAACCGGCGAGGGCAAAACTCTTGTCGCAACTTTTGCGCTCTATCTCAACGCTCTTCCTGGTCTCGGCGTCCACTTGGTGACGGTCAATGACTATCTCGCACAGCGCGACTCCGAATGGATGTCTCCGGTATTTCACATGCTTGGCTTAACCGTCGGAGTTATCACTTCGGATATGTCTCCGACCAAACGTCGCGAGGAGTATGCGAAAGATATTACTTACGGAACCAATAACGAATTCGGATTCGATTATCTGCGCGACAATATGGCACACCATATTGACTTCGTAGTCCAGCGCGGGCATCACTATGCGATTGTCGACGAAGTAGACAGCGTCTTGATTGACGAGGCACGCACGCCGCTCATTATCTCCGGGCCGGTTGAGCATTCAACTCAGCGCTATGAAGAAATGAAACCTTCGGTTGAGCAGCTGGTTCGTTTGCAATCTCAATTGGCAATTAAAGTTGCGGACGAAATTGAGAAAATGCTTCAAGAGTCGAAGCCTGATGAGTTCGAGATAGGGAAACGGTTATTGATGCTTCAACGTGGCTTTCCCAAACATAAGCGCACGCTGAAGCTGTTTCAAGAACCGGGCAACGCTCAGCTTCGGCAACGAGTCGAGAACGAGTATCTCCGTGACAAGAAGATGCACACTCTTGATGAAGAACTCTACTTTGCCATTGACGAGAAGTCTCATCAAGCAGATCTGTCTGAGAAGGGCAGACAACAGTTAACGAAGTATTTTGGAGGGGACCCAGATCTTTTTCTCTTGCCGGATATCGCCGACGAGTTTGCAAAACTGGACGCGAACCCTGAGCTTTCACAGGAGGCAAAGGCTGAAGAGAAGACCCGAATTCAGAATTTGTACGCACATCGTGCGGAGCGTGTACAGAATGTGTCGCAACTGCTGAAAGCGTACACGATTTACGAGAAGGATGTCGAATATGTGGTCCAGGATGGAAAGGTCCAAATTGTGGACGAATTCACCGGCCGAATCCTCTCGGGACGGCGATACTCGGATGGATTACATCAGGCAATCGAGGCGAAGGAAGGGGTAAAGGTAGAACGAGAGACCCAGACGATTGCCACGATTACTTTGCAAAACTACTTCCGTCTTTACTCGAAACTCGCAGGTATGACCGGGACGGCTGAAACTGAAGAAACGGAATTCTATTCGATCTACAAGTTGGAAGTAATGGTCATTCCGACTCATCAGAAGATACGCCGGATTGACATGGACGACCTGATTTATCGCACGAAGCGCGAGAAGTACAACGCCATAATCGATCGGGTCACTGAACTGCATGCACGTCGCCAACCAGTCCTTGTGGGCACGACATCTGTGGACGTTTCCGAGGTTATTTCTCGAATGCTAAAGGGCAAGCGCATTCCGCATAGTGTTTTGAATGCCAAGCAGCACGAGAAAGAGGCCGAGATAATCGCGAAGGCCGGAGAACCCGGCGCTGTTACAATTGCGACGAACATGGCGGGCCGGGGTACGGACATCAAGTTGGGAAAGGGAGTTGTCCAATGGAAAGGCAAGGAAGGCGATAAGAGTAGCGCGGAAGGCGGGCTCTTCATTCTGGGTACGGAACGACATGAATCTCGCCGGATCGACCGCCAGTTGCGAGGTCGTGCGGGACGCCAAGGCGACCCTGGCGCGAGTCAGTTTTACGTATCAGTGGAAGACGACTTGATGCGACTGTTCGGGTCAGACCGAATGGCGTCGGTTATGGACAGGCTTGGGCTCAAAGAGGGAGAAGTGATTTCGGCAGGCATGATTACCCGGTCAATAAGCCGGGCTCAGCAACGGGTCGAAGCCTACAACTTCGGCATCCGAAAGCACTTGCTTGAATACGACGATGTCATGAATCAACAGAGGTCTGTTGTCTATTCGAGACGGAACATTGCATTGCGGGGTGAAGACCCAGCGCCTCTGGTTGAAGAGATGATTGGCGATTTTGTGGATTACATCTTCGAGAAGCATGGCGAAGGAGATGGCATAGCACGGGATGCCTTTGTGGAAGAGGTAATGCGAACATTCCTGATTGATTTCTCACGGGATGATGCCTTCTTCCTGGCAAAGCCATCGGACCAGACTGCTATGTTAATGGACCGGATTCAAGAGGCAAAAAAGAACAGAGAGCTTCTGCTTGGGTCCGACTTGTTCCGAGACCTCCAGAGGCAAGCTATTCTGCGAGTAATAGATATTCGCTGGAAAGACCACCTCTATGCAATGGATGGCTTGAAAGAAGGAGTTGGGCTTCGAGCCTATGGCCAGAAGGACCCCCTCATCGAATACAAGAAGGAGGGGTTTGCGCTGTTTCAGCGCATGTTGGACGAAGTCAACGCCGATGCCTTGAGAATCATCTTTAGTTACCGTTTACAGCCAAGCTCACAGACTGAACCTCAGCAGCGACCATCGACGGTAACACGAACTCCGGCGATGACTTACTCACATGCAAGCGCCTCCGGACTCGCTTATGCCCAGGCACCTCGCGGCGGTGACCAGCAGAGCCGTCCCCAGGGCGGCACTGAAGCCGTTGGCAAGAAGGAGCCTGTCAGAGTAGGCGAAAGAGTGGGTAGAAATGACCCATGCCCGTGCGGGAGTGGGAAGAAATACAAGAAGTGCCACGGTGCGGCGGAAGAAGTTTCCGATTGA
- a CDS encoding DUF494 family protein, with amino-acid sequence MDQRIVEIILYVIGEIESRRVNLDEIDGISEDLIKQGFSRREVATAFSVFNQRVMGNRDRSQIAEPQNPNAFRVLHDIESQYISSDALGHVLQLLRLGVLTHSDIEELIERCVMMGSPAAEMSEMKMMVATHLFEKELLPGESMVPVASARMTPELIH; translated from the coding sequence ATGGACCAACGAATAGTTGAGATTATTTTGTACGTAATTGGTGAGATTGAATCTCGCCGCGTGAATCTGGATGAAATTGATGGAATCTCGGAAGACCTGATCAAGCAGGGTTTTTCGAGGCGAGAAGTGGCCACGGCGTTCTCAGTTTTTAACCAGCGCGTCATGGGAAACCGTGATCGCTCGCAAATCGCTGAACCACAAAACCCCAATGCCTTCCGCGTTCTTCATGACATTGAATCGCAATACATCAGCAGTGATGCGTTGGGACACGTCCTTCAGCTTTTGCGCCTTGGTGTGCTGACGCATTCTGATATTGAAGAACTGATTGAGAGATGTGTAATGATGGGCTCGCCTGCCGCCGAAATGTCAGAAATGAAGATGATGGTGGCAACCCATTTGTTTGAAAAGGAGCTCCTGCCGGGGGAAAGCATGGTCCCTGTGGCTTCAGCTCGTATGACTCCTGAACTGATTCACTGA
- the topA gene encoding type I DNA topoisomerase, translating to MPIKTKKKKTSTTSKSASKSPDKKAAAKRTSAGKTKSAPGRSNTASANKTSAKRAQSRSSNGTFADVSSLGRKFVIVESPAKARTLSGYLGKDFAVAASVGHVRDLPEKKLGVNLKKNFEPEYVTISGKEDVISMLRRNARDANEVFIATDPDREGEAIAYHIAHEIGDEHRHKIQRVLFNEITRDAVKKALAKPGRIDEQKVDAQQARRVLDRLVGYLVSPLLQKIVAKGTSAGRVQSVALRLICEREEEIRAFVPQEYWTIAALLAANKKETFEARLSKIDGKKAEVPDEKTAKKIVKDCTGQEFTLTDLKSRPSKSSPAAPYTTSTLQQDAARRLGFSNDRTMSAAQQLYEGIELGKDGSVGLITYMRTDSVRVSPEALESVREFIKNRYGKEYLPGSPRIFKTKNSAQDAHEAIRPTDISRDPSSLKKFLKPEQFKLYELIWKRFVASQTEDARFEVTTATLIVGKYEFKAGGRRMLFPGHLQVLAEAIDETPKDAREQIEADMTNELPELKVGKKYPSEKITPTQHFTEPPPRYNPGSLVKTLDELGIGRPSTYAQIISVLIKRKYITNEQRRFQPTDLGEAVNKVLVEQFPDIFNVSFTAQMEEELDSIENDSIAWQKVVKDFYKPFSVDLERVNQNRQELKKAIQETVDKPCPECGGELVVKWGRAGKFIACTNYPECRYTEPLEAEKTPEFPPTDCPKCGKPMAPKKSRFGWFLGCTGYPECKTIQPMPDPNAIDCPREGCGGKVGARKSRRGKVFFGCSNYPNCDFVSWYKPIAVKCPECGNAYMEEKNLKAGLVHQCPKCKHKIEKETAAKP from the coding sequence ATGCCCATAAAGACCAAAAAGAAGAAAACCTCGACGACGTCCAAGTCAGCATCCAAGTCACCTGACAAGAAGGCGGCGGCAAAGCGGACATCGGCCGGAAAGACGAAATCTGCCCCGGGTCGTTCGAATACGGCTTCGGCAAATAAGACATCCGCCAAGAGAGCGCAATCGCGATCTTCAAACGGAACCTTTGCCGATGTATCATCGCTTGGCAGAAAGTTTGTCATTGTTGAATCGCCTGCCAAAGCAAGAACTCTGTCCGGCTATTTAGGAAAAGATTTCGCAGTTGCAGCGTCAGTCGGGCATGTCCGTGATCTTCCGGAGAAGAAACTTGGAGTTAATCTCAAGAAGAACTTTGAACCTGAGTATGTGACGATTTCTGGCAAGGAAGACGTCATCTCTATGCTCAGAAGGAATGCGCGCGATGCGAATGAAGTGTTCATAGCAACTGACCCCGATCGTGAAGGTGAGGCAATCGCGTATCATATCGCGCATGAGATCGGCGATGAACACAGACACAAGATTCAGCGCGTACTATTCAATGAAATTACCCGCGACGCGGTAAAGAAAGCGCTTGCAAAACCTGGCAGAATAGACGAGCAGAAGGTTGATGCACAGCAGGCACGTCGGGTTCTTGACCGTCTTGTCGGCTATCTTGTTTCTCCGTTGCTGCAAAAGATTGTGGCAAAAGGTACTTCGGCCGGGCGCGTGCAGTCTGTTGCATTACGGCTGATTTGCGAACGCGAAGAGGAAATTCGTGCGTTTGTTCCTCAAGAGTACTGGACAATCGCGGCATTGCTTGCTGCAAACAAGAAGGAAACTTTCGAGGCCCGGCTGTCGAAGATTGACGGAAAGAAAGCCGAGGTTCCTGATGAAAAGACGGCGAAGAAGATTGTCAAGGATTGTACCGGTCAGGAGTTTACATTAACTGACCTCAAGTCCCGGCCATCCAAGTCGTCACCTGCCGCGCCCTACACGACATCAACTCTCCAGCAGGATGCCGCCCGCAGACTGGGATTCTCAAATGACCGCACAATGTCGGCTGCACAGCAGTTGTATGAAGGAATCGAACTCGGGAAAGATGGCTCAGTCGGTTTAATTACCTACATGCGAACGGACTCAGTCCGGGTATCACCGGAAGCCCTTGAAAGCGTCAGGGAGTTCATCAAGAACCGTTATGGCAAAGAGTACCTGCCCGGGTCTCCCCGCATCTTCAAAACCAAGAATTCCGCTCAGGATGCCCATGAAGCGATTCGCCCGACGGATATCAGCAGGGATCCTTCTTCACTGAAGAAGTTCCTGAAGCCCGAACAATTCAAACTGTATGAGCTGATATGGAAGAGATTTGTCGCGTCTCAAACCGAGGATGCGAGATTCGAAGTCACTACCGCGACTTTAATAGTCGGCAAGTATGAGTTCAAAGCGGGCGGTCGCCGAATGTTGTTTCCCGGCCATTTGCAGGTTCTTGCTGAGGCGATCGACGAGACTCCGAAAGACGCGCGTGAGCAGATTGAAGCGGACATGACCAACGAACTCCCTGAGTTAAAAGTTGGCAAGAAGTATCCGTCGGAAAAGATCACGCCGACCCAACATTTCACGGAACCCCCACCGCGATATAATCCTGGCTCGTTGGTCAAAACATTAGATGAACTTGGTATCGGCCGGCCGAGTACATATGCACAGATTATTTCGGTGCTCATCAAACGCAAGTACATTACGAATGAACAGCGGCGTTTTCAGCCGACAGACTTGGGCGAGGCAGTAAACAAAGTTCTTGTGGAGCAGTTTCCTGACATTTTCAATGTTTCCTTTACCGCGCAAATGGAAGAAGAACTTGATTCGATTGAAAACGATAGTATTGCGTGGCAGAAAGTTGTCAAGGATTTCTATAAGCCCTTTTCTGTTGACCTTGAGCGGGTCAACCAGAATAGACAGGAGTTAAAGAAAGCTATCCAGGAAACTGTGGACAAGCCGTGCCCTGAGTGCGGAGGCGAGTTGGTTGTAAAATGGGGCAGGGCAGGTAAATTCATCGCGTGTACGAACTATCCCGAGTGCCGGTACACGGAACCACTGGAAGCCGAAAAGACTCCCGAGTTCCCGCCTACAGATTGCCCGAAATGCGGTAAGCCTATGGCACCAAAGAAGAGTCGATTTGGATGGTTCCTGGGTTGCACAGGCTACCCGGAGTGCAAGACCATTCAGCCGATGCCTGACCCCAATGCAATTGATTGTCCACGCGAAGGATGCGGCGGCAAAGTCGGAGCCAGAAAGTCCCGTCGCGGAAAAGTGTTCTTTGGCTGCTCGAACTACCCCAATTGCGATTTTGTAAGCTGGTACAAGCCGATTGCTGTGAAATGCCCAGAGTGCGGTAATGCCTACATGGAGGAGAAGAACCTTAAAGCAGGTCTTGTTCACCAATGTCCGAAGTGCAAACACAAAATCGAGAAAGAAACGGCAGCAAAACCCTGA
- a CDS encoding tyrosine-type recombinase/integrase — protein MSEVQTQNRERNGSKTLSIAELADEYLSELSARRRSAHTQAAYNRDLAQALQLLRTNLSREPQIVDWDFTNLRDIVYAWASTNLAASSLQRKRAVLSDFSKYLRRRGLLRDNPLVLLDPPRVKKSLPRVFSEETLAQAIDALGNSWPNVRDRALFELLYGGGLRISEALSLTMETLDLRAGTVRVLGKGNKERVVPLSRGAVRAMWDYITAKNKQFPSLASSHLWVSDRGLPLTRFRAAKIVKQRLGAWLPGASPHKLRHSFATHLLSRGADLRAVQELLGHSSVRTTERYTHVTARRLKEVYNQAHPHAGEPSPENQTADK, from the coding sequence ATGTCCGAAGTGCAAACACAAAATCGAGAAAGAAACGGCAGCAAAACCCTGAGTATCGCGGAGCTCGCTGACGAATACCTATCCGAGCTTTCGGCACGACGCCGATCCGCTCATACGCAAGCTGCGTACAACCGGGATCTTGCGCAGGCATTGCAACTCCTCAGAACAAACCTAAGTCGTGAACCTCAGATAGTTGACTGGGATTTCACGAACCTTCGGGATATCGTGTACGCGTGGGCTTCAACTAACCTTGCTGCAAGCTCGCTGCAGCGCAAGCGCGCCGTTCTCAGTGATTTCTCAAAATATCTTCGTCGTCGCGGATTGCTTAGAGATAATCCACTTGTTCTCCTTGACCCGCCGCGTGTTAAAAAGAGTCTGCCCAGGGTGTTCAGCGAGGAGACATTAGCCCAGGCGATCGATGCACTTGGGAATTCGTGGCCAAACGTTCGTGACCGCGCACTGTTTGAATTGCTTTACGGCGGCGGCCTTCGCATTTCAGAAGCTTTAAGTCTTACTATGGAGACTCTCGACTTGCGCGCAGGTACGGTAAGGGTTCTTGGAAAGGGCAACAAGGAGCGAGTGGTACCGCTTTCACGTGGTGCGGTTCGCGCAATGTGGGACTACATAACGGCGAAGAATAAACAGTTTCCGTCACTGGCAAGTTCTCATCTGTGGGTATCAGATAGAGGACTGCCGTTAACAAGATTCAGGGCTGCGAAGATTGTCAAGCAAAGGCTTGGTGCTTGGCTTCCGGGAGCAAGCCCGCACAAGCTTCGACACAGTTTTGCCACACATTTGCTGTCGCGCGGTGCCGACCTTCGTGCGGTACAGGAATTGCTCGGACATTCATCGGTCAGGACGACCGAACGCTATACGCACGTAACAGCTCGGCGGCTGAAGGAAGTGTACAACCAAGCTCATCCTCATGCCGGCGAACCATCACCCGAAAACCAGACGGCGGACAAGTAA
- the raiA gene encoding ribosome-associated translation inhibitor RaiA, whose amino-acid sequence MRTQITAVHFNATDTLKDFAETEVQRLLKFADDILHCEIEFTFNKQDKKTNIHISVDGTVLNASAISDDFRKSTVLAVDKLEVQVKKYKEKTHAKH is encoded by the coding sequence ATGAGAACCCAGATCACCGCAGTTCATTTCAACGCTACAGACACCTTAAAAGACTTCGCCGAAACCGAAGTTCAGCGACTATTGAAATTTGCAGACGACATTCTGCACTGCGAAATCGAGTTCACCTTCAATAAGCAAGACAAAAAGACAAATATTCATATTTCGGTTGACGGAACAGTTCTTAATGCCTCGGCGATTTCCGACGACTTCCGAAAGTCCACCGTACTTGCGGTTGATAAGTTGGAAGTACAAGTTAAGAAGTACAAAGAAAAGACTCACGCTAAGCATTAG
- the hprK gene encoding HPr(Ser) kinase/phosphatase, which yields MTDTLQVSAFYQENQARLKLKLRNNPRGLSREITQKELHRPGLALAGFIELFTYDRVQVLGNTEIQYLASLTDEQRRKTLSRVFEFNIPCLIVTNDNSLPVELVEAADRANVAIFSSPLTTTEMTHLLSDYLDHKFAPTESIHASLVDVYGTGLLFTGRSGIGKSEVSLDLVERGHRLVSDDMVKLTRTAENVLMGTGREKLRHYMEIRGIGIIDVGRMFGVRAIRMQKRVETEVELVDWRGDVDYERIGLEEQYKEYLGVRIPHVILPIFPGKNITVIAEAIALNLHLKVYGYHPAKEFGKALSEMMENRTSLQSYLEKDFE from the coding sequence ATGACCGACACCCTGCAAGTAAGTGCCTTCTACCAGGAGAATCAGGCCAGGCTGAAGCTGAAACTGCGGAATAACCCGCGTGGATTGTCGCGCGAAATCACGCAGAAGGAATTGCACAGACCTGGACTGGCATTGGCGGGGTTCATTGAGCTCTTTACATATGACAGGGTGCAGGTTCTCGGGAATACCGAGATTCAGTACCTTGCAAGTCTGACTGACGAACAACGCCGGAAGACGCTTTCACGGGTCTTTGAGTTCAACATTCCGTGTCTTATTGTTACAAACGATAATTCACTTCCTGTTGAGTTGGTCGAAGCGGCTGACAGAGCAAATGTCGCCATCTTTTCATCTCCTTTAACGACGACGGAGATGACGCACCTTCTGTCAGATTATCTTGATCACAAATTTGCTCCGACTGAGTCGATTCACGCATCGCTCGTGGATGTTTACGGTACCGGATTGCTCTTTACCGGTCGAAGCGGAATCGGCAAGTCGGAAGTATCTCTTGACCTTGTCGAAAGGGGACATCGGCTTGTTTCGGACGACATGGTCAAACTCACGCGAACCGCTGAAAATGTTTTAATGGGTACGGGGCGTGAGAAACTTCGGCACTACATGGAAATCCGCGGAATCGGAATCATAGACGTCGGAAGGATGTTTGGTGTTCGCGCCATTCGCATGCAGAAGCGGGTTGAGACCGAAGTAGAACTTGTCGATTGGCGTGGAGATGTGGACTATGAGAGAATCGGACTTGAAGAACAATACAAGGAATATTTGGGCGTTAGAATTCCACATGTTATCCTTCCGATTTTCCCTGGCAAGAATATTACGGTGATTGCAGAGGCAATTGCGCTGAACCTTCATCTGAAAGTCTACGGATATCACCCCGCAAAAGAGTTTGGAAAAGCTCTTTCAGAGATGATGGAGAACCGCACATCGCTTCAGTCCTATTTGGAAAAAGACTTTGAATAA